A genomic segment from Clostridium pasteurianum BC1 encodes:
- a CDS encoding rod shape-determining protein, with protein MFFGIGSDMGIDLGTATVLVYLKGKGIILKEPSVVAINRNTNEVLAVGEEARKMIGRTPGNIVAIRPLRDGVISDYDMTEKMLKHFIQKACGKRRMSTPKVVICIPCEATEVEKRAVKDAAMNAGAKKPCLIEEPLAAAIGMGLDITKASGNMVIDIGGGTSDIAVISLGGIVVRRTIKVAGDRFDESIIKYIRKKHKLMIGERTAEDLKINIGSAFKGESEESLEIRGRDLITGLPKNLIVTSQEIREALEDAVNAIAECTHSVLEKTPPELAADIADKGIVMTGGGSLLKGLDKLIQHVTKVPVYVAEDPVSCVALGAGKVLEFIDKVYLDGEDILM; from the coding sequence ATGTTTTTTGGAATTGGATCTGATATGGGCATAGACTTAGGAACAGCCACCGTGCTTGTGTACCTTAAAGGAAAGGGTATAATTTTAAAAGAACCATCAGTGGTAGCGATAAATCGTAATACTAACGAAGTCCTTGCAGTTGGTGAGGAAGCAAGAAAGATGATAGGCAGAACACCTGGAAATATAGTAGCTATTCGTCCATTAAGAGATGGAGTAATATCAGACTATGATATGACTGAAAAAATGTTAAAGCATTTTATACAAAAAGCTTGTGGAAAAAGAAGAATGTCTACACCCAAGGTAGTAATTTGTATACCTTGTGAAGCTACAGAGGTTGAAAAAAGAGCTGTGAAAGATGCGGCAATGAATGCAGGAGCAAAGAAGCCTTGCTTGATTGAAGAACCACTGGCAGCAGCAATTGGTATGGGACTAGATATAACAAAGGCAAGTGGGAATATGGTTATAGACATAGGCGGAGGAACAAGTGATATAGCTGTTATTTCTTTAGGAGGAATAGTAGTAAGACGGACTATAAAAGTTGCAGGAGATAGATTTGATGAATCTATTATCAAATATATAAGAAAGAAACATAAATTAATGATTGGCGAAAGAACTGCTGAAGATCTAAAAATAAATATAGGTTCAGCCTTTAAGGGTGAGTCTGAGGAGTCTCTGGAAATCAGAGGAAGAGATTTAATAACAGGTCTTCCTAAAAATTTAATTGTTACGTCACAAGAGATAAGGGAAGCACTTGAAGATGCGGTTAATGCTATTGCTGAATGCACGCATTCAGTACTTGAAAAAACTCCTCCAGAATTAGCAGCGGATATTGCTGATAAAGGAATAGTTATGACCGGTGGAGGTTCCCTTCTAAAGGGGTTGGATAAGCTTATTCAACATGTTACTAAAGTTCCAGTTTATGTTGCTGAAGATCCGGTTTCTTGCGTAGCACTGGGAGCTGGTAAAGTTTTAGAATTTATTGATAAAGTATACTTAGATGGGGAAGATATATTAATGTAA
- the metK gene encoding methionine adenosyltransferase: protein MRKLFTSESVTEGHPDKICDQISDGVLDAILAQDPYGRVACETTVTTGIVNVMGEISTKCYVDIPKVVRETIREIGYTRAKFGFDCDTCAVVTSIDEQSADIAQGVDEALESRKGEMDKLEAVGAGDQGMMFGFATNETPEYMPMPIALAHKLSRRLTEVRKNGKLAYLRPDGKTQVTVEYEDNKPVRIDAIVISTQHSPEVSQEDIAKDLIENVIKPVVPAELLDENTKYFINPTGRFVVGGPQGDSGLTGRKIIVDTYGGYGRHGGGAFSGKDPTKVDRSAAYASRWVAKNLVAAGIADKLEIQLAYAIGVAKPVSISIDTFGTGKISEDKIVEIVEKVFDLRPAAIIRDLDLRRPIYKQVAAYGHFGRTDIDVPWEKLDKVDEIKKYI, encoded by the coding sequence GTGAGAAAATTATTTACTTCTGAATCGGTAACTGAAGGACATCCAGATAAAATATGTGACCAGATATCTGATGGAGTATTAGATGCTATACTTGCACAGGATCCATATGGAAGAGTGGCTTGCGAAACAACAGTTACTACAGGTATAGTTAATGTAATGGGAGAAATATCAACAAAATGTTATGTTGATATACCTAAAGTTGTTAGAGAAACAATAAGAGAAATAGGATATACTAGAGCAAAATTTGGCTTTGATTGTGATACATGCGCAGTGGTTACCTCAATTGACGAACAATCTGCTGATATAGCTCAAGGTGTAGATGAAGCATTAGAATCAAGAAAGGGAGAAATGGACAAATTAGAGGCTGTTGGCGCAGGAGATCAAGGTATGATGTTTGGTTTTGCAACAAATGAAACTCCAGAATACATGCCTATGCCTATAGCTTTAGCTCATAAGCTCTCAAGAAGGCTAACTGAAGTTAGAAAAAATGGGAAATTAGCTTATTTAAGACCAGATGGAAAAACTCAGGTGACAGTTGAATATGAAGATAACAAACCAGTAAGAATAGATGCTATTGTTATATCAACTCAGCATAGCCCAGAAGTTTCACAGGAAGATATTGCAAAAGATCTTATTGAGAATGTTATAAAGCCAGTTGTTCCTGCTGAACTTTTAGATGAAAATACAAAGTATTTTATCAATCCTACCGGAAGATTTGTTGTAGGTGGACCTCAAGGAGATTCAGGACTTACTGGTAGAAAAATAATAGTAGATACTTATGGTGGATATGGTAGACATGGTGGTGGAGCATTCTCTGGCAAAGATCCAACTAAGGTTGATAGATCAGCAGCTTATGCTAGTAGATGGGTTGCTAAAAATTTGGTTGCAGCTGGTATTGCTGATAAACTTGAAATACAACTTGCTTATGCAATAGGTGTTGCAAAGCCTGTATCAATTTCTATTGATACCTTTGGAACTGGAAAAATTTCTGAAGATAAGATTGTTGAAATTGTTGAAAAAGTATTTGATTTGAGACCTGCCGCTATAATAAGGGATTTAGATTTAAGAAGACCGATATATAAACAAGTAGCAGCTTATGGACATTTTGGTAGAACAGATATAGATGTACCATGGGAGAAACTTGATAAAGTAGATGAAATAAAAAAATATATATAA
- a CDS encoding M23 family metallopeptidase, with product MDKNDLQNKQSIKKEKISFWKKDGFYVILFLCLCVVAGVATYVNTNTKHKSSSLSKQTQVSVNDQNKKAINDAKTTETPKTNTAKDDSKKTSMDNANLVKKGTTKSNASVPTNATAVTSMVTPVNGTIAQGYTGVAGAMAVGLDNVSRTILGEYIKVANKGVPVYAAMNGKISSVSGGNVVIISNDGKLKTVYDNLDPSSIAIKVGDPVAKNSKIGVVGDSDNAKDRIVNCDHLYFEIDEKQSDGTYKDVNPQNYIKY from the coding sequence ATGGATAAAAATGATTTACAAAACAAACAATCAATTAAAAAGGAAAAAATTAGTTTTTGGAAGAAAGATGGATTTTATGTGATCTTGTTTCTATGCTTATGTGTGGTTGCAGGTGTTGCTACATATGTAAATACTAACACTAAACATAAGAGTAGTTCACTGTCAAAGCAAACACAGGTGTCAGTAAATGATCAAAATAAGAAAGCAATTAATGATGCCAAAACTACAGAAACACCAAAAACAAATACAGCAAAAGATGATAGTAAAAAAACTAGTATGGACAATGCTAATCTAGTAAAAAAAGGCACTACAAAGAGTAATGCAAGTGTTCCTACCAATGCAACAGCAGTAACGAGTATGGTTACACCTGTAAATGGTACTATTGCTCAAGGATATACAGGAGTTGCTGGTGCTATGGCAGTAGGTTTAGATAATGTATCAAGAACCATATTAGGGGAGTATATAAAAGTAGCCAATAAAGGAGTACCTGTTTATGCGGCAATGAATGGAAAGATATCTTCAGTTAGTGGTGGAAATGTAGTTATTATAAGTAATGATGGAAAATTAAAAACTGTATATGACAATTTAGATCCATCAAGTATAGCAATAAAAGTTGGAGATCCAGTTGCTAAGAACAGCAAAATTGGTGTAGTAGGCGATAGTGATAATGCTAAAGATAGAATAGTTAATTGTGATCACTTATATTTTGAAATCGATGAAAAACAAAGTGATGGAACTTATAAGGATGTAAATCCACAGAATTATATAAAATACTAA
- the recD2 gene encoding SF1B family DNA helicase RecD2, protein MSQLNCIVEDIVFKNEENGYVVAHVKEKDIRHTIVGCIPYIIEGQSLKLQGEWVKHPQFGRQLKVIACEEVVPDSKIGIEKYLSSGVIAGIGPVTAKKIVDKFGEKTLEILDNDIDRLSEIEGIGDKKIKIIYESYSTQREIRNIMVFLQTYGITPNQCVKIYKKYGSESIKVVKENPYMLTEDIAGIGFKSADKIARSLGIEADSPFRIQSGINYIVNEFCAMGNTYMPIEKLIKQAMDMLSAEKANIEKNIYECTLEQKIKIEIIDNENCVFTMPYYYCELGVTKKIITLATNKYDDIKIDIDSKIEEFENLNSIDFALTQKEAIRGAFENGVEVITGGPGTGKTTIINCITHIFEKESLRVFMAAPTGRAAKRMSEASGREAKTIHRLLELGVGNDEQMTFFKKEECPLECDVIIVDEASMIDIVLMNNLLKAIGMGTRLIIVGDVDQLPSVGPGNVLKDVIESGVIKVVRLKDIFRQAKESMIIVNAHKINSGEMPILNKKDKDFYFISRDGNENILNTVIELIHKRLPKFNTKWHSKHHIQVLSPMRKGLLGVSNLNNSIQQVLNPNEEGKKEIKSRDIIFRTGDKVMQIKNNYTLKWTRVAGIGEKEGEGVFNGDVGFIEDIDDKNNPVVIFDNERKVVYEDMYLEELDLAYAITIHKSQGSEFPVVVMPVFMGPPLLMNRNLLYTGITRAKKLVVLVGNQKAIQFMINNNKSFDRYSGLKWRIIDIIQ, encoded by the coding sequence ATGTCCCAATTAAACTGCATTGTTGAAGATATAGTTTTTAAAAATGAAGAAAATGGGTATGTTGTAGCTCACGTTAAAGAAAAAGATATAAGGCATACCATAGTAGGGTGTATACCATATATTATAGAGGGGCAATCATTAAAGTTGCAGGGAGAATGGGTTAAGCATCCACAGTTTGGAAGACAATTAAAAGTTATTGCCTGTGAAGAAGTAGTACCAGATTCTAAAATTGGAATAGAGAAATATTTATCTTCCGGAGTTATAGCTGGAATTGGTCCTGTAACAGCAAAGAAAATAGTTGATAAATTTGGTGAGAAGACTCTTGAAATATTGGATAATGATATAGATAGACTTAGTGAAATAGAGGGTATAGGAGATAAAAAAATAAAAATTATATATGAATCTTATTCTACACAAAGAGAAATAAGAAATATAATGGTTTTTTTACAGACTTATGGAATAACTCCTAACCAATGTGTAAAAATATATAAGAAATATGGATCAGAATCTATAAAGGTTGTTAAAGAAAATCCCTATATGTTAACAGAGGATATAGCTGGTATCGGATTTAAAAGTGCAGATAAAATTGCAAGGAGTTTAGGTATAGAAGCAGACTCTCCTTTTAGAATACAAAGTGGAATAAACTATATTGTAAATGAATTTTGTGCTATGGGAAATACCTATATGCCTATAGAAAAATTAATTAAACAAGCCATGGATATGCTTTCAGCAGAAAAAGCAAATATAGAAAAAAATATATATGAATGTACTCTAGAACAGAAAATAAAAATTGAGATAATTGATAATGAAAATTGTGTATTTACTATGCCCTATTACTATTGTGAATTAGGTGTGACTAAAAAAATAATAACTTTGGCTACCAATAAATACGATGATATTAAAATTGATATAGATAGCAAAATAGAAGAGTTTGAAAATTTGAATTCTATAGATTTTGCGTTAACACAGAAAGAAGCTATAAGAGGTGCGTTTGAAAATGGAGTTGAAGTGATTACTGGTGGTCCTGGCACGGGTAAAACTACTATCATAAATTGTATAACTCATATATTTGAAAAGGAATCTTTAAGAGTATTTATGGCTGCACCAACAGGTAGAGCTGCCAAAAGAATGTCAGAAGCCTCGGGAAGGGAAGCAAAGACAATACATAGATTATTGGAGCTGGGAGTTGGAAACGATGAGCAAATGACATTTTTTAAAAAAGAGGAATGTCCTTTAGAATGTGATGTAATTATAGTTGATGAAGCATCTATGATTGATATTGTATTAATGAATAATCTCCTTAAAGCCATAGGAATGGGCACAAGGCTTATAATCGTTGGAGATGTTGATCAATTGCCTTCTGTAGGACCAGGTAATGTGCTAAAAGATGTAATAGAAAGTGGAGTTATAAAAGTAGTGAGGTTAAAAGATATATTTAGGCAAGCCAAAGAGAGTATGATTATAGTAAATGCACACAAAATTAATAGCGGAGAAATGCCAATTTTGAATAAAAAAGATAAGGATTTTTATTTTATAAGCAGGGATGGAAATGAGAATATACTTAATACTGTTATAGAGCTTATACATAAACGTCTACCTAAGTTTAATACAAAATGGCATAGTAAACATCATATTCAAGTTCTTTCACCTATGAGAAAGGGACTTCTAGGAGTATCAAACTTAAATAATAGTATTCAACAGGTTTTAAATCCCAATGAAGAAGGAAAAAAAGAAATTAAATCCAGAGACATAATATTTAGAACTGGTGATAAGGTTATGCAGATTAAAAATAATTATACATTGAAATGGACTAGAGTTGCAGGTATTGGGGAAAAAGAAGGAGAAGGTGTATTCAATGGAGATGTAGGATTTATTGAAGATATTGATGATAAAAATAATCCTGTTGTAATATTTGATAACGAGAGAAAAGTAGTCTACGAAGACATGTATTTAGAGGAGTTAGACCTTGCATACGCTATTACAATACATAAAAGTCAGGGAAGCGAATTTCCAGTAGTGGTAATGCCCGTGTTTATGGGACCACCGCTGCTTATGAATAGAAATTTATTATATACGGGTATAACTAGGGCTAAAAAGCTAGTAGTTCTTGTAGGTAACCAAAAGGCAATACAATTTATGATAAATAATAATAAAAGCTTTGATAGATATTCCGGTCTTAAGTGGAGAATTATAGATATAATACAATAG
- the spoIIID gene encoding sporulation transcriptional regulator SpoIIID, whose protein sequence is MKDYIEERVLEVAQYIIESKATIRKTAKVFGVSKSTIHKDMTERLPQINPQIAEQAKNILEVNKAERHIRGGKATKMKYKAIEG, encoded by the coding sequence TTGAAAGATTACATTGAGGAAAGAGTTTTAGAAGTAGCACAATACATTATTGAATCAAAAGCTACAATCAGAAAAACTGCTAAAGTTTTCGGAGTGAGTAAAAGTACTATACACAAAGATATGACAGAGAGATTACCTCAAATAAATCCTCAAATTGCTGAACAAGCTAAAAATATTTTAGAAGTTAATAAAGCTGAAAGGCATATTAGAGGTGGAAAAGCTACAAAAATGAAGTACAAGGCTATTGAAGGTTAG
- the secA gene encoding preprotein translocase subunit SecA, whose product MGILGKIFGSYSEREVKRIIPIVDKIESFDEKTSVLDDNELKEKTEEFKNRLNNGETLDDILPEAFAVVREASYRVLGMKHFREQLIGGIVLHQGRISEMKTGEGKTLVATLPSYLNALSGKGVHIVTVNDYLAKRDKEWMGKVYEFLGLSVGVILHNLNQDERKEAYCSDITYGTNNEFGFDYLRDNMVIYKEERVQRPLNYSIVDEVDSILIDESRTPLIISGEGDKSTEFYKVADGFAKTLKKEDYTVDEKSNSVILNDSGVEKAEKFFDLENYADSENMEIQHHLSQALKANYMMKKDKDYMVKDGEVIIVDEFTGRLMEGRRYSDGLHQAIEAKESVKVQKESKTLATITFQNYFRLYNKLSGMTGTALTEEVEFREIYGLDVIVVPTHRGIARKDFPDLVYKTEMGKFNAIVDEIVETNKNGQPVLVGTVSIEKSEVLSELLKRKGIRHQVLNAKYHEKEAEIISRAGEKGSITIATNMAGRGTDIKLGDDVVEFGGLKIIGTERHESRRIDNQLRGRSGRQGDPGSSRFYVSLEDDLMRIFGSDKLSGMVDRLGLQDDEAIESKMVSNAIENAQKKVEGNNFDIRKTLLKYDDVMNQQREIMYKQRAQVLEGEDMKSQIQAMIKDLVYTSVDSHLTDIEENIEEDLSHLIEFLEDIYLPKSKITVDELKVMSNEEIKEKLLQTAMDIYTEKEENFGSEQMRDIERVILLRVVDTKWMDHIDNMDHLKQGMGLRAYRQQDPVQAYQFEGSQMFDEMIYNIKVETVKYLYRVQVERAPERLRVIRPTTTNHGDTEEVREPIRRKEEKVGRNDPCPCGSGKKYKNCCGRRA is encoded by the coding sequence ATGGGAATTTTAGGAAAAATATTTGGATCTTATAGTGAAAGAGAAGTAAAGAGAATTATTCCAATTGTAGATAAAATAGAGAGTTTTGATGAAAAAACAAGTGTTTTAGATGATAATGAACTTAAAGAAAAAACAGAAGAGTTTAAAAATAGACTTAACAATGGAGAAACATTAGATGATATACTTCCAGAGGCTTTTGCAGTAGTGAGAGAGGCATCTTATAGAGTACTTGGTATGAAGCATTTTAGAGAACAGCTTATTGGTGGTATTGTGCTTCATCAAGGAAGAATTTCTGAAATGAAAACTGGTGAAGGTAAAACATTAGTTGCTACATTGCCTTCATATTTGAATGCATTAAGTGGTAAGGGTGTACATATAGTAACTGTAAATGATTATCTTGCAAAGAGAGATAAAGAGTGGATGGGAAAGGTTTATGAATTTCTTGGCCTAAGCGTAGGAGTTATCCTTCATAATTTAAATCAGGATGAGAGGAAAGAAGCTTATTGCTCAGACATAACCTATGGAACTAATAATGAATTTGGATTTGATTATTTAAGAGACAACATGGTTATATATAAAGAGGAAAGGGTTCAAAGACCACTAAATTATTCTATTGTGGATGAAGTTGACTCTATTTTAATAGATGAATCTAGAACTCCTCTTATAATTTCTGGTGAGGGAGATAAATCAACTGAATTCTATAAAGTAGCAGATGGTTTTGCTAAAACCCTTAAGAAGGAAGACTATACAGTAGACGAAAAGTCTAATTCTGTAATATTAAATGACTCAGGAGTGGAAAAAGCAGAAAAGTTTTTTGATTTAGAAAATTATGCAGATTCTGAAAATATGGAAATTCAACACCATCTATCACAAGCATTAAAAGCTAATTACATGATGAAAAAAGATAAAGACTATATGGTGAAAGATGGAGAAGTAATCATAGTGGATGAGTTTACTGGAAGACTTATGGAAGGCAGAAGGTATAGCGATGGTCTTCATCAGGCAATTGAAGCAAAGGAATCAGTAAAGGTTCAAAAGGAATCAAAGACTCTTGCTACTATTACATTCCAAAATTATTTTAGATTGTATAATAAGCTTTCTGGTATGACTGGTACTGCATTGACTGAGGAAGTAGAATTTAGAGAAATATATGGCTTAGATGTAATTGTTGTACCAACACATAGAGGTATTGCAAGAAAAGATTTTCCTGATCTAGTTTATAAAACAGAAATGGGAAAGTTTAATGCTATAGTTGACGAAATAGTAGAAACTAATAAAAATGGTCAGCCGGTACTTGTAGGTACCGTAAGTATAGAAAAATCAGAAGTACTTTCTGAACTTTTGAAAAGAAAAGGCATACGGCATCAAGTACTTAATGCTAAATATCATGAAAAGGAAGCTGAAATTATATCCCGTGCAGGTGAAAAAGGCAGTATAACTATAGCTACCAATATGGCAGGCCGTGGTACGGATATTAAACTTGGTGATGATGTTGTGGAGTTTGGCGGACTTAAAATAATTGGTACAGAAAGACATGAGTCAAGACGTATTGATAATCAATTGAGAGGTCGTTCTGGACGTCAAGGAGATCCAGGAAGTTCAAGATTCTATGTATCATTAGAAGACGATCTTATGAGAATATTTGGATCAGATAAATTAAGTGGCATGGTCGATAGACTTGGATTACAAGATGATGAAGCAATTGAAAGTAAAATGGTAAGTAATGCCATAGAAAATGCACAGAAAAAAGTTGAAGGCAATAATTTTGATATAAGAAAAACTTTGTTAAAATATGATGACGTAATGAATCAGCAGAGAGAGATTATGTATAAGCAAAGAGCACAGGTGCTTGAAGGTGAAGACATGAAATCCCAGATTCAAGCTATGATTAAAGATCTTGTCTATACTTCTGTAGATTCACATTTAACAGATATAGAAGAAAATATAGAAGAAGATTTATCACACTTAATTGAATTTTTAGAGGATATCTATTTACCAAAGAGTAAGATTACAGTTGACGAATTAAAAGTAATGTCTAATGAAGAAATTAAAGAAAAGCTTTTGCAGACGGCTATGGATATATACACTGAAAAAGAAGAAAACTTTGGATCTGAGCAAATGAGAGATATAGAAAGAGTAATTCTTCTAAGAGTAGTAGACACAAAGTGGATGGATCATATTGATAATATGGATCATTTAAAGCAAGGTATGGGACTTAGAGCGTATAGACAGCAGGATCCTGTTCAGGCTTACCAGTTTGAAGGAAGTCAAATGTTTGATGAGATGATTTATAACATTAAAGTTGAAACAGTAAAATATTTATATCGTGTTCAAGTTGAAAGAGCTCCTGAAAGATTAAGAGTGATTAGACCAACTACTACAAATCATGGTGATACAGAAGAAGTGAGAGAACCTATAAGAAGGAAAGAAGAAAAAGTTGGAAGAAATGATCCTTGTCCTTGTGGATCTGGTAAAAAATATAAAAATTGTTGTGGAAGAAGAGCATAG
- the yyaC gene encoding spore protease YyaC, producing MNKVKTFYKNSMAYYEIAYFLKNYINDNTIIVCIGTDRCIGDCLGPLTGTMLKNRNFPLPVYGTISEPIHALNLDKKLNHIKLLYPKSEIIGIDACLGNSNNIGEIQVRDYPIHPGKGVGKSLPDVGNSSIIGIVDSCDSTELFTNRNIRLNLILDMTTVICDALLHSYYLFKNTPNKRI from the coding sequence TTGAATAAAGTCAAAACATTTTACAAAAATTCCATGGCCTATTATGAAATAGCCTATTTTTTAAAAAATTATATTAACGATAATACAATAATAGTTTGTATTGGTACCGATAGATGCATAGGAGATTGCCTCGGACCATTAACAGGCACTATGTTAAAAAATAGAAATTTTCCTTTGCCAGTTTACGGAACAATATCTGAACCAATTCATGCACTAAATCTTGATAAAAAATTAAACCATATAAAACTACTCTACCCTAAATCAGAAATCATAGGAATAGATGCATGTTTAGGTAATAGCAATAATATTGGTGAAATACAAGTACGTGATTATCCTATACATCCTGGAAAGGGTGTTGGAAAATCCCTTCCCGACGTAGGCAACTCATCTATAATTGGTATAGTTGACTCCTGCGATAGCACTGAATTATTTACCAATAGAAATATAAGACTAAACTTAATTTTAGATATGACTACAGTAATTTGTGATGCATTGCTGCATTCATATTATTTATTTAAGAACACTCCTAATAAAAGGATATAG
- a CDS encoding aspartyl-phosphate phosphatase Spo0E family protein, whose translation MTEVEIMLNKIEELRTLMHQLMNKKLELTDPELVDLSQNLDKLLNKYNRLLKKFK comes from the coding sequence ATGACAGAAGTAGAGATAATGTTAAATAAAATTGAAGAATTAAGAACTTTAATGCATCAGTTAATGAATAAAAAATTAGAATTAACTGATCCAGAATTAGTAGACTTAAGTCAAAATTTAGACAAGCTACTAAACAAATATAATAGATTATTAAAAAAGTTTAAGTAA
- a CDS encoding ComF family protein: MEEINICDECRKKIKFCKDIIRIERANSEIICYSVSYYSNIMAKLILRLKYKSDFACADIIGSFMVKVIEENAIKFEGVTFVPMTKKAVKKRGYNQSRILAKVISEKLHVELIDCLGKVKETKDQIGLDGESRWKNLSSSFKIKNPNIILNKNILIIDDVITTGATSYYCAQEILNNGAKKVSVLTAAKTSI; the protein is encoded by the coding sequence GTGGAAGAAATAAATATATGTGATGAATGTAGAAAAAAAATTAAATTTTGTAAGGATATTATAAGAATTGAAAGGGCAAATAGTGAAATAATTTGTTATAGCGTGTCTTATTACTCTAATATCATGGCTAAATTAATTTTAAGGCTTAAATATAAAAGTGATTTTGCCTGTGCGGATATCATAGGAAGTTTTATGGTAAAGGTCATAGAAGAGAATGCTATTAAATTTGAGGGCGTGACTTTTGTGCCCATGACTAAAAAAGCTGTGAAGAAAAGAGGATATAATCAGAGTAGAATTTTAGCTAAGGTTATAAGTGAAAAACTTCATGTAGAACTGATAGACTGCCTTGGAAAAGTAAAAGAAACTAAAGATCAAATTGGATTGGATGGTGAGTCAAGATGGAAAAATCTATCTTCATCCTTTAAAATAAAAAATCCCAATATAATTTTAAATAAAAATATTTTAATTATTGATGATGTTATAACTACAGGTGCTACTTCCTATTATTGTGCTCAGGAAATACTTAACAATGGAGCAAAAAAGGTTAGCGTCTTGACTGCTGCTAAAACTAGTATATAA
- the hpf gene encoding ribosome hibernation-promoting factor, HPF/YfiA family translates to MRITISGKNVEVTNGLRSALEKKLTKLDRYFNPDVTAHATLSVENYRQIVEVTILFGGAILRGEESNTDMYAAIDLVADKMERQVRKQKTKLEKRKYGASLRFQSIPDFEQDNKDEVKEPSIVKTKRFAIKPMSEEEAVLQMELLAHSFFVFQNADSSEVNVVYKRKDGNYGLIEPEF, encoded by the coding sequence ATGAGAATAACTATTAGCGGAAAAAATGTAGAGGTTACAAATGGTCTTAGAAGTGCCCTTGAAAAGAAATTGACAAAATTAGATAGGTACTTTAATCCTGATGTAACAGCTCATGCAACTTTAAGTGTGGAAAATTACAGGCAAATAGTTGAAGTGACTATTCTTTTTGGAGGAGCTATACTTAGAGGTGAAGAGTCTAATACAGATATGTATGCTGCCATAGATTTAGTTGCAGACAAAATGGAAAGACAGGTGAGAAAGCAAAAAACTAAGTTAGAAAAGAGAAAATATGGTGCATCTTTAAGATTCCAATCTATACCTGATTTTGAACAAGATAATAAAGATGAAGTAAAAGAACCATCAATAGTAAAGACAAAAAGATTTGCCATAAAACCAATGTCAGAGGAAGAAGCTGTTTTACAGATGGAGTTATTAGCGCATAGTTTCTTTGTTTTTCAAAATGCTGATTCAAGTGAAGTAAATGTAGTTTATAAGAGAAAAGATGGTAATTATGGTCTTATCGAGCCAGAATTTTAA